The Allocatelliglobosispora scoriae genome contains a region encoding:
- the hemB gene encoding porphobilinogen synthase has product MQIRMRRLRRTAALRRLVSEVAVSPSDLVLPLFIREGLDEPRAIGSLPGVVQHSRDSLRKAVVEAVQAGVGGVMLFGVPETRDAVGSGGIDPGGVLNRAIRDVIAEVGDSTVVMSDLCLDEFTSHGHCGVLRSDGTVDNDETLKVYGEMALAQAAAGAHLLGPSGMMDGQIGYVREVLDQHGHADAGLLAYAVKFASAFYGPFREAVESQLDGDRRSYQQDPSRVSEALREARLDVSEGADLVMVKPGLPYLDVISAVAAEVDVPVAAYQVSGEYAMVEAAAERGWIDRDAVMLETLTSLRRAGAQIILSYWAVPAARLLRERY; this is encoded by the coding sequence ATGCAGATCCGGATGAGGCGACTGCGGCGGACGGCCGCGCTGCGACGGCTGGTCAGCGAGGTCGCGGTCAGCCCGTCCGACCTGGTGCTGCCCCTGTTCATCCGGGAAGGGCTCGACGAGCCCCGGGCGATCGGGTCCCTGCCCGGTGTCGTCCAGCACTCCCGGGACTCGCTGCGCAAGGCGGTCGTCGAGGCGGTCCAGGCCGGTGTGGGCGGGGTGATGCTCTTCGGCGTACCGGAGACCCGGGACGCTGTCGGCTCCGGCGGCATCGACCCGGGCGGGGTGCTCAACCGCGCCATCCGCGACGTCATCGCCGAGGTCGGCGACTCGACGGTCGTCATGTCCGACCTCTGCCTCGACGAGTTCACCTCGCACGGCCACTGCGGCGTGCTGCGCTCCGACGGCACCGTCGACAACGACGAGACCCTCAAGGTCTACGGCGAGATGGCGCTCGCGCAGGCCGCCGCCGGTGCCCACCTGCTCGGCCCGTCCGGGATGATGGACGGCCAGATCGGCTACGTCCGTGAGGTGCTCGACCAGCACGGCCACGCCGATGCGGGGCTGCTCGCCTACGCCGTGAAGTTCGCCTCCGCGTTCTACGGCCCCTTCCGCGAGGCCGTGGAGTCGCAGCTCGACGGCGACCGGCGCAGCTACCAGCAGGACCCGTCACGCGTCAGCGAGGCGCTGCGCGAGGCCCGGCTCGACGTGTCGGAGGGCGCCGACCTCGTCATGGTCAAGCCCGGCCTGCCCTATCTCGACGTGATCTCCGCCGTCGCCGCCGAGGTGGACGTGCCCGTCGCGGCCTACCAGGTCTCCGGGGAGTACGCCATGGTCGAGGCCGCCGCCGAGCGTGGCTGGATCGACCGCGACGCGGTGATGCTGGAGACCCTGACGTCGCTGCGCCGCGCCGGTGCTCAGATCATCCTGAGCTACTGGGCAGTCCCCGCGGCAAGACTCCTCCGCGAGCGCTACTAG
- a CDS encoding FmdB family zinc ribbon protein: protein MPRYEFRCRACGDTFDVDRPMEAATEPALCPDGHSDTVKLLTTAGSSGRAGSTGAGVPAPAGGGGCCGGGCCS from the coding sequence ATGCCGAGGTACGAGTTCCGCTGCCGCGCGTGCGGTGACACCTTTGATGTCGACCGTCCGATGGAGGCCGCCACCGAGCCGGCGCTGTGCCCGGACGGGCACTCCGACACGGTGAAGCTCCTGACGACGGCGGGCAGCTCCGGCCGGGCCGGCAGCACCGGCGCAGGCGTCCCCGCCCCTGCCGGCGGCGGCGGTTGCTGCGGCGGAGGCTGCTGCAGCTGA
- a CDS encoding GNAT family N-acetyltransferase: MVREWDPRIATAREITTLVATLNDCMAVDLPDDPPWRDALMREYLSVIMPGARKLSWIAEEHEGDITRGEPILGMASMLLLGDIGVVEIIVHPSARKQGLGRELLRTVVATAHAEGFTALGVEVPGKTDAVPFYESFGFVRAFTEIRSVLQLDKVDWFTLGEFASGVAAGYRLQFCPDAPPEDLIEAYASAKASVQDIDLGDLDLKPSSHEPDRLRASLATLHARGLRPYIVVAVHEPTGDVVGLTEVVVPAQHPSRADQYDTIVVPGHRGYGVGRAIKALMLFELRSHEPRLTEVQTWNAAINEPMIKVNQELGFIPDREWLEYEADVADLAARLGLR, from the coding sequence GGTTCGCGAATGGGATCCCCGGATCGCGACCGCTAGGGAGATCACCACTCTGGTCGCCACGCTGAACGATTGCATGGCGGTTGATTTACCGGACGATCCTCCGTGGCGCGATGCGTTAATGCGCGAATACCTGTCGGTGATCATGCCCGGCGCCCGAAAGCTGAGTTGGATTGCAGAGGAGCACGAGGGAGACATCACCCGGGGCGAACCCATTCTCGGCATGGCCAGCATGCTCCTTTTGGGTGACATCGGCGTCGTGGAGATCATCGTGCACCCCAGCGCCCGCAAGCAGGGTCTGGGTCGCGAGCTGCTGCGTACGGTGGTGGCCACGGCACACGCCGAGGGCTTCACGGCGCTCGGTGTCGAGGTGCCCGGCAAGACCGACGCCGTGCCGTTCTACGAGTCGTTCGGATTCGTGCGGGCCTTCACCGAGATCCGCAGCGTGCTGCAGCTCGACAAGGTCGACTGGTTCACGCTGGGCGAGTTCGCCAGCGGTGTCGCCGCAGGCTATAGGCTGCAGTTCTGCCCGGACGCCCCGCCGGAGGACCTGATCGAGGCCTACGCCTCGGCGAAGGCCTCGGTGCAGGACATCGATCTCGGCGATCTGGACCTCAAGCCCAGCTCCCACGAGCCGGACCGGCTGCGGGCGAGCCTCGCCACGCTGCACGCCCGCGGCCTGCGCCCCTACATCGTGGTCGCCGTGCACGAGCCGACCGGCGACGTCGTCGGCCTCACCGAGGTCGTCGTCCCGGCACAGCACCCGTCCCGCGCCGACCAGTACGACACGATCGTGGTCCCCGGGCACCGCGGATACGGTGTCGGCCGAGCCATCAAGGCGCTGATGCTCTTCGAGCTGCGCTCACACGAACCGCGCCTCACCGAGGTCCAGACCTGGAACGCGGCGATCAACGAACCGATGATCAAAGTAAATCAGGAGCTGGGCTTCATCCCCGACCGCGAGTGGCTGGAGTACGAGGCCGACGTCGCGGATCTCGCTGCCCGGCTGGGCCTGAGATAA